A single region of the Carassius gibelio isolate Cgi1373 ecotype wild population from Czech Republic chromosome A14, carGib1.2-hapl.c, whole genome shotgun sequence genome encodes:
- the LOC128026949 gene encoding condensin complex subunit 3-like has protein sequence MCAELFKQINIKRGICPTMNALIESLILPSVSNPNPAVRNMAVICLGTAALHSKDLANTHLVLLLQITQLDEPKIRISALRALIDQLLLNGLNILSNKSAPISQAPDSPDSNGQPEQQTEEESTVQSILKMLSEFLDSEICELRTETAEGLAKLMYCGRILSPKLLSRLVLLWYNPVTEDDQRLRHCLGVFLQLYARASRTNQECVEESFLPTMRTLFNAPVTSPLSEVDASNVAELFVELTRPSALVQPAAVQAVSVHDSLAVRICNEILRDISAPEVRLYCKTLSWLEINTEPGPANSELQLLLKDILQEVKDKYCTRVIEKLCNQLNGDRCSKSGSNQDTTLLTLDENTAELTKEEIKPKRAKRGQKKASTAKNGKLASKAELSSDEGDEENVPEAPPSVRPSRRAKIAALDKTKQDLTALMNQEANGS, from the exons ATGTGTGCCGAGTTGTTCAAGCAAATTAACATCAAGAGAGGAATCTGCCCTACCATGAATGCTCTGATAGAATCACTG ATTCTGCCAAGTGTGTCCAACCCTAACCCTGCTGTGCGCAACATGGCTGTCATCTGTTTGGGAACGGCTGCTCTCCACAGTAAAGACCTTGCCAACACACACCTTGTGCTGCTCTTGCAG ataaCACAACTAGATGAGCCTAAAATCAGGATCAGTGCCCTCCGAGCTCTCATTGACCAGCTTCTGCTCAATGGCCTCAACATCTTGTCAAACAAGTCTGCTCCTATCTCACAAGCACCTGACTCACCAGACAGTAATGGACAGCCTGAACAGCAAACTGAGGAGGAGAGTACAGTCCAAAGCATTCTGAAGATGCTCTCAGAATTCCTTGATAGTGAG ATCTGTGAGCTCCGCACGGAGACAGCAGAGGGTCTGGCCAAGTTGATGTACTGTGGGAGAATTCTAAGCCCAAAGCTGCTGTCCCGTCTGGTTCTGCTGTGGTACAATCCTGTAACGGAGGATGACCAAAGACTGCGCCATTGCCTGGGGGTATTCTTACAGCTGTATGCACGGGCCAGCAG AACAAATCAAGAATGTGTGGAGGAGAGTTTCCTACCAACTATGAGAACTCTTTTCAATGCTCCGGTGACATCTCCATTGTCTGAGGTAGACGCATCCAATGTGGCTGAACTGTTTGTTGAACTAACACGACCCAGTGCTCTTGTGCAACCTGCTGCTGTACAG GCTGTGTCTGTGCATGACTCTCTGGCAGTGCGTATTTGTAATGAAATCTTGAGGGACATTTCTGCTCCTGAGGTGCGTCTGTACTGTAAAACTCTCAGCTGGCTGGAGATTAACACTGAACCTGGCCCTGCTAACAGTGAATTGCAACTccttttaaaagatattttacaG GAAGTGAAAGATAAGTACTGTACAAGGGTTATTGAGAAGCTTTGTAACCAGCTAAATGGAGATCGTTGTTCCAAATCAGGCAGtaatcaggacacaactttgctTACCTTGGATGAAAACACTGCAG AGCTGACCAAAGAGGAGATCAAACCTAAACGTGCAAAAAGAG GCCAGAAAAAAGCTTCCACTGCAAAGAATGGGAAGTTAGCTAGTAAAGCAGAATTGTCCTCTGATGAAGG TGATGAAGAAAATGTTCCTGAAGCGCCTCCATCAGTGCGACCAAGTCGCCGAGCCAAGATtgctgctttggataaaacgaAGCAGGATCTGACTGCCCTTATGAACCAGGAGGCCAATGGTTCATAA